The Desulfitobacterium chlororespirans DSM 11544 genome window below encodes:
- a CDS encoding metal-dependent hydrolase: MMGKTHIAIGLLAATFVPTSGASGTVLHWPGFNSLFPFVVSLTAVVAGSLAPDIDQPGSKITQIAGPFGKNRIMAMLGGAMAIYLSGKTKGVIGSVELSTILILIGISLLIMAFIRHRGVTHSLIGVAIAGLMVSAVENTGGYQQYIGIPIVMPFLIGYTSHLLADFVAGGIPPLYPFVEKRIKPPISIETGSIFDGVIGVMAFLGAAFRMFGN; the protein is encoded by the coding sequence ATGATGGGAAAAACGCATATTGCCATCGGTTTACTCGCAGCGACCTTTGTACCGACTTCTGGGGCATCCGGGACAGTCCTACATTGGCCGGGATTTAACAGCCTATTCCCTTTTGTAGTTTCGCTAACCGCAGTAGTTGCAGGGAGCCTTGCTCCCGATATTGACCAGCCGGGTAGCAAAATAACCCAAATAGCTGGTCCATTTGGGAAAAACCGTATCATGGCCATGCTTGGAGGAGCTATGGCAATCTATCTTAGCGGAAAAACTAAGGGCGTAATCGGAAGTGTAGAACTGAGCACAATTCTTATTTTGATAGGAATTAGCTTACTTATTATGGCCTTTATAAGGCACAGGGGAGTGACACACTCGTTAATAGGAGTGGCCATTGCGGGTCTTATGGTTTCTGCTGTCGAGAACACGGGGGGATACCAGCAATACATTGGTATCCCTATCGTTATGCCATTTCTTATCGGCTATACGTCGCACCTTTTAGCGGACTTTGTTGCTGGAGGAATACCACCTTTATATCCATTTGTAGAAAAAAGGATTAAACCGCCTATTAGTATTGAAACGGGTAGTATTTTTGATGGAGTAATCGGTGTCATGGCCTTTTTAGGAGCGGCGTTTCGGATGTTCGGTAACTGA
- a CDS encoding helix-turn-helix domain-containing protein, which yields MTYKEYKKAALAENPELLREYEALAPQYDIIDAVIAARIEKQMTQAELAERADTKQSNISRFESGNYNPSVEFLRKIAGALDKQLEITLK from the coding sequence ATGACTTACAAGGAATATAAAAAGGCTGCCCTTGCTGAGAATCCCGAACTCCTCAGGGAGTATGAGGCCCTTGCACCCCAGTATGATATCATTGACGCCGTTATTGCTGCACGTATCGAAAAACAGATGACACAGGCTGAGCTTGCAGAGCGTGCCGACACAAAGCAAAGCAATATCAGTCGTTTTGAAAGCGGAAATTATAACCCATCTGTTGAGTTCTTACGAAAAATAGCCGGGGCACTGGACAAGCAACTTGAAATAACACTTAAGTGA
- a CDS encoding C39 family peptidase, whose translation MLGKYAKKRAIRAGKAVVKRILKSTAPLWVPVLIILLLAYSAFIILFELPREALADSQLGQLAKTQSFLGLTITDYAEEGSLVDAELLTRYKKIANSWDNGLTDEQKKQVQRYKFPYTILMAVDRVVNDEAIWDSKQNVQPQPQKVFDSLKPIFYWRESIITTVTVSVDGKGGVSTSTSEEKVQLLTMAETFEGTYIPVYEWDTTTSGDATVTREVLKDTTPPDTYYIPLKDYLREKRGIKDEDTFELVQQLAIAYSPEEYLQIYDTVMDMGDLQEYPPGNANIPYYSQADKRWGSLPYGKVGTIYSSGCGPTSLAMVVSGLTGQAITPDIVANWSVRNGYRIEGNGSAWALMTAGGVNWGLRVQPISRMDGASIAQALSEGRPIVASMGKGSFTNGGHFIVLRGITEAGKVLVHDPISVVRSEQEWDLSLILRESSTNGGVQGSPFWAFSR comes from the coding sequence ATGCTGGGGAAATATGCTAAAAAGCGGGCAATTAGAGCCGGGAAAGCAGTTGTAAAAAGGATATTAAAATCTACGGCACCCTTATGGGTGCCGGTATTGATCATCCTGCTTCTGGCCTACTCTGCATTTATCATCCTCTTTGAGCTGCCAAGAGAAGCACTCGCAGACTCTCAACTTGGGCAGTTAGCGAAAACCCAATCCTTTTTAGGGCTGACAATAACAGATTATGCAGAAGAAGGTTCCTTGGTAGATGCCGAATTGCTTACTAGGTATAAAAAAATAGCGAACTCGTGGGACAATGGCTTGACAGATGAACAAAAGAAGCAGGTTCAGCGTTACAAATTCCCTTATACTATCTTAATGGCCGTTGATCGTGTAGTGAATGACGAAGCGATATGGGACAGCAAGCAGAATGTCCAGCCCCAGCCGCAAAAGGTATTTGATTCCTTAAAACCAATCTTTTACTGGCGGGAATCAATCATCACTACTGTAACTGTGTCAGTTGATGGGAAAGGAGGCGTATCAACCAGTACATCTGAAGAAAAAGTCCAACTGCTTACCATGGCAGAAACATTTGAGGGGACATACATCCCTGTGTACGAATGGGACACAACCACGTCAGGAGACGCAACAGTAACCCGCGAGGTGCTAAAGGATACCACCCCGCCGGATACTTACTATATTCCATTAAAGGATTACTTGCGTGAAAAGAGGGGGATAAAAGACGAGGATACGTTTGAATTAGTTCAACAGCTTGCTATAGCTTACTCCCCCGAAGAATACCTTCAGATCTATGACACAGTGATGGACATGGGGGATCTGCAAGAATATCCGCCTGGAAATGCCAATATACCGTACTATAGCCAAGCAGATAAACGTTGGGGATCGCTCCCTTACGGGAAAGTCGGAACAATTTATTCCAGCGGCTGCGGCCCAACAAGTCTCGCTATGGTCGTGTCCGGACTGACAGGGCAAGCCATTACGCCGGATATCGTAGCCAATTGGTCTGTAAGGAATGGCTATCGCATTGAAGGAAACGGTTCTGCTTGGGCCTTAATGACAGCAGGCGGTGTAAACTGGGGGCTTAGGGTCCAACCGATTAGCCGGATGGATGGCGCAAGTATAGCACAAGCCCTTTCAGAGGGCCGTCCTATAGTCGCCAGCATGGGTAAAGGGAGTTTCACTAACGGAGGACACTTCATCGTTCTAAGGGGGATAACAGAGGCGGGAAAGGTATTGGTTCATGATCCGATCTCTGTCGTGAGATCTGAGCAAGAATGGGACTTAAGTTTGATCCTTAGAGAGTCATCAACAAACGGAGGGGTACAAGGCAGCCCTTTCTGGGCATTCAGTCGATAA
- a CDS encoding 3D domain-containing protein, which yields MVLLLSSTTVMTTNISAKQVRSDSIVVAMISEAQGSNTDYHQPDTKNEISRGDIPKIERRVMVITAYTNHDPGMDGLGITASGEKTVEGRTIAAPPEIPFGAQIYVPELGKTLTVTDRGGAIKGNRLDLFMENREDALQFGKQTLEVVVRYERGDVNQ from the coding sequence TTGGTCCTACTGCTTTCATCTACAACGGTTATGACCACGAATATATCGGCAAAACAGGTCCGGTCAGACTCAATCGTTGTTGCAATGATTTCTGAAGCACAAGGCTCAAACACAGATTACCATCAGCCGGATACAAAAAACGAAATCAGTAGGGGGGACATCCCCAAAATTGAACGGCGGGTTATGGTCATCACAGCGTATACAAACCATGATCCCGGCATGGATGGGCTCGGGATAACAGCGAGCGGCGAAAAGACCGTTGAAGGGAGGACAATCGCGGCACCGCCTGAGATACCTTTTGGGGCACAGATATATGTACCGGAGCTGGGAAAAACACTCACAGTAACAGATAGAGGCGGAGCCATTAAGGGAAACAGGCTGGATCTGTTTATGGAAAACCGAGAAGATGCCCTTCAATTCGGAAAACAGACGCTTGAAGTGGTCGTTAGGTATGAAAGGGGAGATGTGAACCAATAA
- the recD2 gene encoding SF1B family DNA helicase RecD2, whose translation MAVLSSPQKTETVRLKGTIKKILFPRPVKPDTDFMIAILAGPSDIEITIKGKMCGVHEKDELLIEGHWVNDKKHGLQIELSGWEKPVPTTKAQAITLLSSSIIKGCGPKTANLIVETLGDNAIEVIMRDGAACLFPIKGVGKKNATRIVESLSENFNVQNIIKNLGQYGVTVKMAIKLHHLYKGNAVPVIQANPYELTNLSMVGFDAADSIAKKMEISEDSSFRCQAAILYVLRQYEGHCYTEKGDLITDVLNLLNKRSLVKTLGKEDVESALYFLSKASKIVIDFNRIYLKALYHHECTAARKIAEMVTSSAVNISKARIAHEIVKYQTQNRIILNAKQQEAIYTFFSKNIMILTGGPGTGKTAVIKAIAHIYRQVFPNDKELILCAPTGRASQNLHKTSGFGAKTVHRVLNWGIKTTAENEITPDKALKDELNPLEEDLIVDEWSMADIELASSTLRAIPKGGKVLVVGDPDQLPSVGPGAVLRDMINSQCVHRVHLDEVYRQAKNSQITENAYRVKEGRMIDLDSSRKDFIFIERPDAASTQQMILACVKRLLEKGYRPEDILVLSPIKKGTAGVEALNDATRALVNPADRRKKELAIGSKLFRVGDVIIQNQRNSVAKNLYNGTMGTIKAICSNPDDPESKEEGLLCDLWGEEVFLTREDITEFDFTTGYSITIHKSQGGQAKVVISPILTNHFIMLTRNNLLTSMTRAEEMMILVGQKKAVAMAIKNDTPNLRRTYLSERIRKCVGEEQEKQHKGVVGSLF comes from the coding sequence ATGGCGGTACTAAGCAGCCCGCAAAAAACTGAAACTGTTCGATTAAAAGGAACCATCAAAAAGATACTTTTTCCCCGGCCAGTTAAACCGGATACAGATTTTATGATTGCTATTCTTGCCGGGCCAAGTGACATTGAGATAACAATCAAAGGGAAAATGTGCGGAGTACATGAAAAAGACGAATTGCTCATCGAAGGCCATTGGGTGAATGATAAAAAACACGGGTTACAAATCGAGTTGTCCGGCTGGGAAAAGCCCGTACCAACAACAAAAGCACAAGCTATAACGCTCCTTAGTTCAAGTATTATTAAAGGCTGTGGACCAAAAACTGCAAATTTGATCGTAGAAACTCTCGGTGACAACGCGATTGAAGTCATCATGAGAGATGGCGCAGCATGCCTTTTTCCAATTAAGGGCGTAGGTAAGAAAAACGCCACAAGAATCGTGGAAAGCCTTTCTGAGAATTTCAATGTGCAAAACATAATCAAAAACCTGGGGCAATACGGAGTCACGGTAAAGATGGCGATAAAGCTACATCATCTCTACAAGGGAAATGCAGTTCCTGTAATCCAAGCGAATCCCTATGAGTTAACAAACCTTAGTATGGTTGGCTTTGATGCAGCAGACAGTATCGCTAAGAAAATGGAAATAAGTGAGGACTCATCATTTCGGTGCCAAGCTGCAATACTCTATGTTCTGCGGCAATATGAAGGGCATTGCTACACGGAAAAAGGCGATTTAATCACGGATGTTCTCAACCTATTGAACAAACGCTCGTTAGTAAAAACCCTTGGTAAAGAAGATGTTGAGAGCGCTCTTTATTTTCTTTCTAAGGCTTCAAAGATAGTTATTGATTTCAACAGGATTTATCTAAAGGCTCTTTATCATCATGAGTGTACAGCGGCTAGGAAAATAGCGGAAATGGTTACAAGCTCTGCTGTAAATATAAGCAAAGCACGAATCGCCCACGAAATAGTAAAGTATCAAACTCAAAACCGCATTATCCTAAACGCAAAACAACAAGAAGCAATCTATACCTTTTTCTCTAAGAATATAATGATCCTTACTGGTGGTCCCGGAACGGGAAAAACGGCTGTTATCAAAGCGATAGCCCATATTTATAGGCAAGTGTTTCCCAACGATAAAGAACTTATTCTTTGCGCTCCTACTGGGCGGGCCAGCCAGAATTTGCACAAAACCTCTGGATTTGGAGCGAAAACAGTTCATCGTGTATTAAACTGGGGAATTAAGACCACAGCTGAGAATGAAATAACGCCTGACAAAGCACTAAAAGACGAACTAAATCCTCTTGAAGAGGACTTAATCGTGGACGAATGGTCTATGGCAGACATTGAATTAGCCAGCAGTACCCTTCGTGCTATACCAAAAGGGGGAAAAGTGCTCGTAGTCGGCGATCCCGATCAACTCCCTTCCGTTGGTCCTGGAGCTGTTTTACGTGACATGATAAACAGTCAGTGCGTTCATCGAGTCCATCTTGATGAGGTGTATCGGCAGGCTAAAAATAGTCAAATAACGGAAAATGCCTATCGAGTCAAAGAAGGCCGGATGATAGATCTTGACTCCAGCCGAAAAGATTTTATATTTATTGAACGACCGGATGCTGCTTCAACGCAGCAAATGATTTTAGCCTGTGTGAAAAGATTGCTGGAGAAAGGATATCGCCCTGAAGATATACTCGTGCTGTCTCCGATAAAGAAAGGAACGGCAGGGGTGGAAGCCTTGAACGATGCAACAAGAGCACTCGTGAACCCGGCAGATAGGAGAAAAAAAGAACTAGCGATAGGTAGTAAACTTTTCCGTGTTGGGGATGTGATCATTCAAAACCAGCGAAACTCGGTAGCCAAGAATTTATATAACGGAACCATGGGAACAATCAAAGCAATCTGTTCCAATCCAGATGATCCAGAGAGCAAGGAGGAAGGACTGCTTTGTGACTTATGGGGAGAAGAAGTTTTTTTGACAAGGGAAGACATAACAGAGTTTGACTTTACTACCGGGTATAGCATCACAATTCACAAATCTCAAGGAGGACAGGCAAAAGTTGTTATTTCACCGATTTTGACGAATCATTTTATCATGTTAACCAGAAACAATTTGCTTACGTCCATGACAAGAGCAGAAGAAATGATGATTTTGGTCGGACAAAAGAAAGCTGTGGCAATGGCGATTAAGAACGATACTCCGAATCTTCGCCGGACCTATCTATCGGAAAGAATACGGAAATGCGTTGGAGAAGAGCAGGAAAAGCAGCATAAAGGTGTTGTGGGAAGCCTTTTTTAG
- a CDS encoding TrbC/VirB2 family protein, producing the protein MFFTLRKINALGMLVLTILMLMPLSVLAVPQQSIPVSGQIMVADILTDVKSAQGAGAVDAVTENVTKAGDNVVTSLRIIAVVVAVIMFIFVGYGLLISPNVKTIADMKGRVGALVLAIVIAFMAEKIVGTLFNWLGITI; encoded by the coding sequence ATGTTTTTTACACTTAGAAAAATCAATGCGTTAGGTATGCTTGTCCTTACCATCTTGATGCTGATGCCACTATCGGTTCTAGCTGTCCCTCAGCAATCAATTCCAGTTTCAGGTCAGATAATGGTTGCGGATATTCTAACAGATGTTAAATCTGCACAGGGGGCCGGTGCTGTTGATGCGGTGACAGAAAATGTAACAAAAGCCGGGGATAATGTCGTTACTTCGTTAAGAATAATAGCTGTAGTTGTCGCCGTCATCATGTTTATCTTTGTTGGTTATGGACTATTGATTAGTCCCAACGTCAAGACCATCGCCGATATGAAAGGGCGTGTAGGGGCATTGGTGCTTGCTATAGTCATAGCCTTTATGGCGGAAAAAATTGTTGGGACTTTATTTAATTGGCTTGGTATAACAATTTAG
- a CDS encoding helix-turn-helix domain-containing protein gives MEENGAKGIIKGLQEAVDYTDGKINARRNKLSVTPLPIFKAEEIRTIRRSLDMTQAVFASFMGVSPKTVEAWERGRNTPDGPARRVLSMIQADPNLPERFNIIRR, from the coding sequence ATGGAAGAGAATGGGGCTAAAGGAATCATAAAAGGATTGCAAGAGGCAGTTGATTACACTGATGGCAAGATTAACGCTCGTAGGAATAAACTTTCAGTAACTCCACTTCCGATTTTTAAGGCTGAAGAAATAAGGACAATTCGAAGAAGTCTGGATATGACTCAAGCAGTATTTGCAAGTTTTATGGGTGTGTCTCCCAAAACTGTGGAGGCTTGGGAACGTGGTAGAAACACACCAGATGGCCCTGCAAGAAGAGTTTTGAGTATGATACAGGCTGATCCAAATCTACCTGAACGTTTTAATATTATAAGACGGTAA
- a CDS encoding DnaD domain protein produces the protein MKHTGFFDELSKRSLEFYRKEEELKEQFLQLPRQFYECEFYRRYLTPTDRELYSFLKDRMFLSQKTTADGDPTFVDENGYIFLVFSREEVMDRLGISKPTVVASFKKLSLVGLIYERRMGNRRANRIYVCKVRYMTKEEAIKEIEETEAILHASDKKKKLKSRKLTSENEKLKSEKLTSETEALRSKKLTSETEGLKSKKLTSESTLRLKKLTSIEVKNFYPINTEYSNTEISSSSTLAGDSQFLSDKITPGISPPAANLHPTISAGAEEVQDQDDNEIVKLYEDNIGQLNPVSLDKLMTYCKEHGKDFMIAVIDYAASNNARSITYIDNVIENLARAGANTPEKIAVHLAKYRNERKQAREAWRQNRHIKQKQHLKVYGMVGDKQGDGKPKPGKYEDFYLS, from the coding sequence ATGAAACATACCGGTTTTTTTGATGAGCTAAGCAAACGATCCCTTGAATTTTACCGTAAAGAGGAAGAACTGAAGGAACAGTTTCTGCAGCTACCACGTCAATTTTATGAGTGCGAATTTTATAGGCGGTATCTGACCCCCACAGACAGGGAGCTGTATTCTTTTTTAAAAGACAGGATGTTTCTCTCCCAAAAAACAACCGCTGACGGAGATCCGACCTTTGTTGACGAAAATGGATATATCTTCCTTGTTTTTTCTAGAGAAGAGGTAATGGATAGGCTTGGGATATCTAAGCCTACTGTGGTCGCCTCATTTAAGAAACTAAGTTTAGTAGGTTTAATCTATGAACGGAGGATGGGGAATCGCAGAGCAAACAGAATATATGTTTGCAAGGTGAGATACATGACGAAAGAGGAAGCAATTAAAGAGATCGAGGAAACGGAGGCAATTTTGCATGCATCGGATAAAAAGAAAAAGCTGAAGTCAAGAAAATTAACTTCAGAAAATGAAAAGCTGAAGTCAGAAAAATTAACTTCAGAAACAGAAGCCCTAAGGTCAAAAAAATTGACTTCAGAAACAGAGGGTCTGAAGTCAAAAAAATTAACCTCAGAAAGTACTCTGAGGTTAAAAAAGTTAACCTCAATTGAGGTAAAAAATTTTTACCCTATTAATACTGAGTATAGTAATACTGAGATTAGTAGTAGTAGTACCCTTGCGGGGGACAGCCAATTTTTGTCAGACAAAATCACTCCTGGTATCTCCCCTCCAGCCGCCAATCTCCATCCCACAATATCGGCTGGGGCGGAGGAGGTTCAAGATCAAGATGATAACGAGATCGTAAAACTCTACGAGGATAACATCGGGCAGCTTAACCCAGTCTCACTGGATAAGCTGATGACGTATTGCAAAGAGCATGGCAAGGATTTCATGATTGCCGTGATTGATTATGCTGCCAGCAATAATGCAAGATCGATAACCTATATCGATAACGTGATCGAAAATCTAGCTCGGGCCGGGGCCAATACACCGGAAAAAATAGCAGTTCACCTCGCAAAATACCGCAACGAGCGCAAACAGGCACGGGAAGCATGGCGTCAAAACAGACACATTAAGCAAAAACAACACCTGAAAGTATATGGTATGGTCGGGGACAAACAGGGTGATGGCAAGCCTAAGCCCGGGAAATACGAGGACTTTTATCTTAGTTAA
- a CDS encoding DNA adenine methylase translates to MGAKPFVKWAGGKGQLLSEIRKSYPMELGKSITKYAEPFVGGGAVLFDILSNYDGIKEAYISDMNPELINTYKVARDNCEELIDSLKVLKGEFMSTPGGTVEQKKYFYQKRETFNALKVKSDTHTNIEKAALFIFLNKTCFNGLYRVNRRGEFNVPMGSYKNPAICDEENLREASALLKRVTIVCGDYKQSEQFIDGNTFVYFDPPFRPLNKTANFNSYTEEGFPDEKQIELAKFVSILVGKGTKTVVSNSDPKNVNAEDNFFDELYAKFNINRISATRMINSSATGRGKISELLITNF, encoded by the coding sequence ATGGGTGCAAAACCATTTGTAAAATGGGCAGGTGGAAAAGGCCAATTATTGTCAGAAATAAGGAAGTCTTACCCGATGGAATTAGGTAAAAGCATTACAAAATATGCCGAACCTTTTGTAGGGGGTGGTGCGGTACTCTTCGATATTCTGTCCAACTATGATGGGATTAAAGAGGCATATATTAGCGATATGAACCCAGAGTTGATCAATACATATAAGGTCGCTCGTGATAACTGTGAAGAATTAATAGATAGTCTCAAGGTTTTAAAAGGTGAATTCATGAGTACACCAGGGGGTACAGTGGAGCAAAAGAAATACTTCTATCAAAAAAGAGAAACCTTTAATGCGCTAAAGGTAAAGAGTGATACGCATACAAATATCGAGAAAGCGGCACTGTTTATATTTCTTAACAAGACCTGTTTTAATGGCCTATATCGGGTTAATCGCAGGGGCGAATTTAATGTCCCTATGGGTTCGTATAAGAATCCTGCAATATGTGATGAGGAAAATCTGAGAGAAGCAAGTGCATTGCTGAAAAGGGTGACAATAGTGTGTGGTGATTATAAGCAGTCCGAGCAATTTATTGATGGAAATACCTTCGTGTACTTTGACCCGCCTTTTCGCCCTTTAAATAAAACGGCAAACTTCAACTCGTATACTGAAGAAGGCTTCCCTGATGAAAAGCAGATAGAGCTGGCTAAGTTTGTGAGTATCCTTGTGGGTAAAGGAACAAAAACCGTGGTAAGTAATTCTGATCCCAAAAATGTTAATGCTGAGGATAATTTTTTTGATGAGCTGTACGCCAAGTTTAATATTAATAGAATTTCTGCAACCCGAATGATTAACTCAAGTGCTACAGGACGAGGGAAAATAAGCGAACTACTTATAACAAACTTCTAA
- a CDS encoding type II toxin-antitoxin system RelE/ParE family toxin: MWNIIFYEKEDGTTPIQEFLDKLPVKHHAKALRDIDLLEKYGTSLTEPHVKHIKDKLWELRIKSASDISRIFYFVPVGKNIVLLHGFVKKTQKTPNREIETANNYLEDYQRRNKQ, encoded by the coding sequence ATGTGGAATATTATCTTTTATGAAAAAGAGGACGGCACAACACCTATTCAGGAATTTTTAGATAAGCTACCCGTAAAACACCACGCTAAAGCTCTCCGTGATATTGACCTATTAGAGAAGTACGGTACTTCGCTTACCGAACCGCATGTAAAGCATATCAAAGACAAGCTTTGGGAACTTCGTATTAAGTCAGCCAGCGACATTTCCCGTATTTTTTACTTTGTACCTGTTGGCAAAAACATCGTCTTGCTTCATGGCTTTGTGAAAAAAACACAAAAAACGCCGAATAGGGAAATTGAGACGGCAAACAATTATTTAGAGGACTACCAAAGGAGGAACAAGCAATGA
- a CDS encoding VirB4 family type IV secretion system protein: protein MPFKVKERSETKTPQEPAEKEKRTINNKKQPGLWDGKPEPIDFVAPSVVKELLPADISDGVVVGEYMVEIGGTSTFKRYYRSFFAEIMSGNTWAGMLDDLARGNFGDGDIDIAIHVRPSSNDIELQELGRRLKGLLSDMALEGDPSKVDTMRDEVNDIKIRQKKLRREIERSFKTSIQVIASGTDLKSFKMYCNALIKRFAGKSIYLRPADGKQLEALQTIIPISPPQQIYKEHFVTLESSNLADLFPFAQGGITHKTGVILGIDGLGRPVYFDQWHPALPCQHMIILGRSGAGKTYTTQVIMHRSMHIGRHIAVVDWKGEHKEWFMLCGLPYIEFSEKSPNRINPYDVEISTDVDGTRYIDIESASNNVQALVFKMIATYDRKALTGRVKVYIGEAIRKQYADAGITKDPKSLYQAAISSSNISTTRKRAMPELGGLYKHMEQSDLEEVRQAAELLKPFTHHGTSPSYSIFDGQSTVELKGFPGYGFAVNRLDKDIMRPIGLTAIAMWLNENFAKADVSQEKIIVIEEAQNILDDPDVGGPFAEAAYREFRATNTGMCAVTQGLEVLRRSNAGIAAIKNSPIKIIGKQEDIDIQVISDELRLSEGEAGFLLRAKKGEVIMRIEDESDIVYIQASDLEHVMFTTNPNDPAFWQRKEMLKAKLGQESLQMVPLDVGQEEV from the coding sequence ATGCCATTTAAGGTAAAAGAACGGTCTGAAACCAAAACACCACAAGAACCAGCGGAAAAAGAAAAACGCACGATAAACAACAAAAAACAACCGGGGTTATGGGATGGTAAACCCGAACCCATCGACTTTGTTGCCCCTTCAGTGGTAAAAGAACTCCTGCCTGCGGATATTTCGGATGGGGTAGTAGTTGGTGAATACATGGTCGAGATTGGAGGGACATCAACATTCAAGAGATACTATCGCTCATTTTTCGCTGAGATTATGAGTGGTAACACATGGGCCGGGATGCTGGATGACCTGGCAAGGGGTAATTTCGGTGACGGGGATATAGATATCGCAATCCATGTGCGACCATCTTCAAATGATATAGAGTTGCAGGAACTTGGTCGCCGGTTAAAAGGGCTGCTCTCAGATATGGCGTTAGAAGGTGATCCATCTAAAGTAGACACTATGAGAGATGAAGTCAATGATATTAAAATCCGACAAAAGAAACTGAGGAGGGAGATTGAACGCTCATTTAAAACATCTATTCAGGTTATCGCTAGCGGGACCGATCTTAAAAGCTTTAAAATGTATTGTAATGCCTTGATTAAGCGGTTTGCAGGTAAATCCATCTATCTTCGTCCAGCTGATGGAAAACAGTTAGAGGCTCTACAAACCATTATTCCGATATCACCACCACAGCAGATATATAAGGAGCATTTCGTTACTCTGGAATCATCAAACTTGGCGGATCTTTTTCCTTTCGCCCAAGGGGGCATTACGCATAAAACAGGGGTAATCCTGGGCATAGATGGCCTGGGCCGACCGGTCTATTTCGACCAATGGCATCCAGCACTACCTTGCCAGCATATGATTATTCTGGGTCGAAGCGGAGCCGGAAAAACCTATACAACCCAAGTGATTATGCACCGTAGTATGCACATTGGCCGACACATTGCTGTAGTGGACTGGAAGGGTGAGCATAAGGAATGGTTCATGCTCTGCGGTTTGCCTTATATCGAATTCAGCGAAAAATCACCAAACAGAATCAATCCCTATGACGTAGAGATAAGCACTGATGTGGATGGTACACGTTATATCGACATTGAAAGTGCGTCCAATAATGTACAAGCTCTTGTGTTTAAAATGATTGCGACGTATGACCGTAAGGCATTGACAGGCCGGGTAAAAGTATATATCGGGGAGGCTATCCGTAAGCAATATGCGGATGCAGGGATTACCAAAGATCCGAAAAGTCTATATCAAGCAGCTATCAGCAGCTCCAACATTTCTACAACGCGGAAAAGGGCTATGCCAGAACTGGGGGGATTATACAAACACATGGAACAAAGCGACTTAGAGGAGGTACGACAGGCTGCCGAACTGCTGAAACCTTTTACTCATCACGGAACCAGCCCTTCTTACTCCATTTTTGACGGCCAAAGTACAGTTGAGCTTAAAGGCTTCCCTGGGTATGGTTTCGCAGTCAACCGGCTGGACAAGGACATTATGAGACCTATCGGTTTAACTGCAATCGCTATGTGGCTTAATGAGAATTTTGCTAAAGCGGATGTCAGTCAGGAAAAGATCATTGTGATTGAGGAGGCACAGAACATTCTTGATGATCCAGACGTAGGCGGCCCCTTTGCTGAGGCTGCCTATCGAGAGTTTAGAGCAACAAATACCGGAATGTGCGCTGTTACGCAAGGCTTAGAAGTCTTGAGACGGTCCAACGCCGGAATAGCGGCAATTAAGAATTCACCGATTAAGATTATTGGTAAGCAAGAAGATATTGATATCCAGGTTATCTCAGATGAACTTCGGCTATCGGAAGGAGAGGCCGGATTTCTCCTACGAGCCAAAAAGGGGGAGGTAATCATGCGGATTGAAGATGAATCGGACATTGTCTATATTCAGGCATCAGATCTTGAACACGTCATGTTTACGACCAACCCCAACGATCCGGCCTTCTGGCAACGCAAAGAGATGTTAAAAGCCAAGCTGGGCCAAGAGTCGCTACAAATGGTGCCGCTGGACGTAGGCCAAGAGGAGGTGTAG